The following are from one region of the Arachis duranensis cultivar V14167 chromosome 10, aradu.V14167.gnm2.J7QH, whole genome shotgun sequence genome:
- the LOC107469892 gene encoding uncharacterized protein LOC107469892 translates to MRKFTGGREILRPAPTRFATNFIALQSIFAQKDPLRAIVTSKEWISSAYPKDAKAKKFVDQVLDSKFWSQCTDIVKLIEPPVCVLRIVDSKDRVAMGFLYQAIYKAREEMVKRFQKRKNVTDPYLKILDTRWDAQLKKNLHAAGYWFNLAFRFNAREFEKHKQTTFGLLDVIEKYAYNDLVLNSKLTSEKRIFKNAEQDFERQSAIRQRTTVMPGEFLHKFGLLRL, encoded by the coding sequence ATGAGAAAGTTTACAGGTGGGCGGGAAATACTTCGTCCAGCTCCAACTCGGTTTGCCACTAATTTCATTGCTTTGCAAAGTATTTTTGCTCAAAAGGATCCTTTGAGAGCTATAGTGACCTCTAAAGAATGGATAAGCTCAGCTTACCCCAAAGATGCCAAAGCTAAGAAATTTGTAGATCAAGTCTTGGATTCTAAATTTTGGAGTCAATGCACTGATATTGTTAAGCTTATTGAGCCTCCTGTTTGTGTTTTACGTATTGTGGATAGTAAAGATAGAGTTGCCATGGGTTTTCTTTATCAAGCTATTTATAAGGCTAGAGAAGAAATGGTGAAGAGGTTTCAGAAAAGAAAGAACGTTACTGATCCTTATTTGAAGATTTTAGATACCCGTTGGGATGCACAACTTAAGAAAAATCTTCATGCCGCTGGTTATTGGTTCAATCTAGCTTTTCGATTTAACGCTAGAGAATTTGaaaagcacaaacaaacaactTTTGGCTTGTTGGATGTCATTGAGAAATATGCTTATAATGATCTTGTATTGAATTCTAAGCTGACAAGTGAGAAGAGAATCTTTAAGAATGCTGAACAAGATTTCGAAAGACAATCTGCAATACGTCAACGAACCACTGTTATGCCAGGTGAATTTCTTCATAAATTTGGTCTTTTACGATTGTGA